ATACCGAGGGCGCCTGGTTCGACGCCGAACGCCGCGTCGCGGCCCGCTACGGCGTGACGCTGCCCGAGGCGGCCCGCACCGACCTGCACGGCCTCGACGTCCACGCACTGCTGGACGCCCTCCGGGGCCGCTACGGCGTCCCGGCCGCCCGCGACGACCTCGCCACCGAGATCGAGGCCGCCGTCGCGGACGCCCTCACGCGGACCCCCGCCCGGCCCGGCGCCGCCGCGCTCGTCGCCCACCTCGCCGAACGCGACCACCCGCGCGCCGTCGTCTCGAACGCGCCCCACGCCGCCATCCGCGCCACGCTCGCCCCCCACGCGTTCGGCGCGGCGCTCCCCGTGCGGATCTCCGCCGGCGACGTCCCGCGCGGGAAACCGGCGCCGGACCCCTACCTCGCCGCCGTCGCCCGGTTGGGCGTCGCGCCGGACCGGACGCTGGCGGTGGAGGACAGCCTGCCCGGCGCGCGCGCCGCGGTCGCGGCGGGCGCCACCTGCGTCCTCCTCACGCACGGCGAGCTCGATCCCGCCGCCGCGCGACGCGTCACGCCGCACGTGGTGGCGTCGTTCGCCGCGTGGCGGCCGGACCTCGTGCGAGACTCGGGGGTCGCGCACCCCGGCGCCGCCCCGTCCGGCGCCCCGAAGGAGGCCCCATGACCCCCACCCCGCCGGACCCGACGCACCTCCCCGGCGCGCCCGCCCTGCCCGAGCCGGCCCTGCACGTCGGCGGCGCCCGCCGGCCCGCCGCGAACGGTGCGACGCGCGCAGTGCACGACCCCGCCACCGGACGCCGGCTGATGGAGGCCCCCGAAGCGGAGGCGACCGACGCCGCCGACGCGATCGCCGCCGCCCGCGCCGCATTCGATCACGGGCCGTGGCCACACGCGCCGGTGCAGGAACGCGCCCGCCTCCTGGAGCGCGTCGCCGACGCCATCGAACGCGAACGCGACGACCTGGCGTGGCTCGAGACGCTCGATACCGGCAAGACCCTGAGCGAGAGTCGCGACGACATGGACCAGATCGCGCAGGTGTTCCGCTACTACGCGGCGGAGGCCCGCACGAGGCGGGGCGACGTCAACCCCGTCCCCAGCGGCGCGGTGAGCCTCACCGTCCACGACCCGGTCGGCGTCGTCGCCATGATCACGCCGTGGAACTACCCGCTGCTGCAGGCCTCGTGGAAGATCGCGCCGGCGCTGGCGGCGGGCTGCACGTTCGTGCTGAAACCCAGCGAACTCACGCCCCTCACCAGCCTCCGCATCACCGAGATGCTGCAGGAGGCCGGCCTCCCGGACGGCGTCGCGAACCTCGTGACGGGGGCGGGCGCGACCGTCGGGGCGGCCCTCACGGAGGACCCCCGCGTCGACCTGGTGTCGTTCACCGGCGGCATCGTGACGGGCCGCGCGATCGCGGCGGCCGCCGCCCGGAACGTCACCCGCGTCGCGCTCGAGTTGGGCGGCAAGAACCCGAACGTCGTGCTCGACGACGCCGACCTCGACCTCGCCGCCGACCACGCCCTCAACGCCGTGTTCTTCCACGCCGGGCAGGTGTGCTCCGCCGGCTCGCGGCTCCTGGTGCACGAGGCGGTCCACGACGCCCTCGTCGAGCGGATCCTGGACCGCGCGAAGCGCATTCGTCTCGGGTTCGGCTGGGAGGACGGCACCGAAATGGGGCCGGTCATCTCGCCCGAGCACCTCGCGAAGGTCGAGGGCTACGTCCGCCTGGCCCTCGAGGAGGGCGCGACCCTACGGCTCGGTGGGGGACGCCCCCCCGACGCACGGTTCGCCGGGGGGACCTTCCTGGAGCCGACGGTCCTGACCGGACTGCCGCACGACGGACGCGTCGCGTCGGAGGAGATCTTCGGGCCGGTCCTGACGGTGGAGACGTTCCGTGACGACGACGAGGCGTACGCCGTCGCCTCCAGCACCCGCAGCGGGCTTGCGGCCGGCGTGTTCTCCCGCGACGCGGCGCGCGCCATGCGGCTCGCGAAACGCCTTCGCTTCGGCACGGTCTGGATCAACGACTTCCACCCCTACTACCCCGAAGCGCCATGGGGCGGCTTCGGGGAGAGCGGCGTCGGGCGCGAACTGGGTCGCGAGGGCCTCGCGGAGTACCAGGAGCCGAAGCACCTCTACTGGACCCTCGAGCCGGCCGGCGCCGACTGGTTCGGCGGCGACGAGCGCTGACGCCCGCCCGGGGTGCGCCCACCGTCAGGCGGGCGCCTCCAACGCCGGGAGCGGCGCGACCGGTTCGGCGTCGGCGGGGGTGGGGACGTGCCGCACCGCCCGGAGCGCCAGCAGGAGGGCGGGCACCAGCGCGGCGTAGGCGACCGCCATCGCGGCGGTGACGCCGAACGCCTGCTGCAGGACGCCGACCCCGAGGTAGGCGATGCCGGCCAAGCCCCACGTGACGCCGACCTGCATGCCGGTCGCCGCCCCGAGCCGGTCCGGCGCTTCGTCCTGCGCCTGCGCGATCAGGAGGGGGATCACCGAACTGGTGAACGCGCCGGCGAACGCCGCGGCGACGAGGAACGCCGCGGTGGTCGGCGGCAGGATCAGCGTCGCGGTCAGGAACGGGCCGGCCGCCACGAAGCTGCCCGCGACCACCCACCGGCGGGGCCAGCGGGCGTCGATCAGGCCGATCCCCATCGAGCCGGCCGCCGCCGCCAACTGGTAGGCGGCGAGGCCCGCCGCCAACCACGGCGACGTCGTCTCGAGGCCCCACCGACCGGTCATCAGGAGCGGAAGCGACGAGAGGAACGTGAGGTCGGCGGTGGCTTGCAGCGTCCCGATGGTCAGGAGCGCCCCCGACCGACCCCGCAGGAGCGTCGTGTCGATGCTCGGGGGGCGCCCCCACCCGCGGGTCCCGCGGACGCCGCGCGGAGGGCGCGGGGCGGGCGGTTGGTGCGGGACGAACGCCAGGAACCCGAGGGCGGCGAGGACGCCGCCCCACGCGAGGACGAGGACGCCTTCGGGGCCCGCAACCTCGAGCAACGCCAACGCCGCGACGGGGAAGAGCGCCACGCCGATCGGTCCCCCCGCCCCGTAGATCCCGAGGGCGGTGGCGCCGCCCCCGGTCGACCGGACGAGCGCGGCGGCGGCGGGGTGGAACAGGGCGGAGCCGAACCCGCCCGCCACGAGGACCGCGACGAGGAGGAACGGGTGCTCGATGCTGGGCACGAGCGAGATCATGACCGCGACCGTCAGCACCCCGACCGCGGCGCTGCGGCGGCGGCCCCACCGGTCGACGAGCGTCCCGCTGACGCCCTGCGCGACGTTCGACGCGATCGCGACGAGCGTCACGAGGCTCGCGAGGGTCGCCTCGCCCCACCCGAAGCGCAGTTGGATGCCGGGCAGGAACACCGGGAGGCCGTACACGAACGCGTCGTTCACGACGTGCGCGAGGGCGGCGAACGCCACGAGGCGACCGCCGCCGAGCACGAGCGCGTGCCGGCGGCGCAGCAACGCGGCGCGCATCACCGGCTCCGGTCGAGGGGGGACGGCGCCGCCCACGGGGCGGGCGCCGGGAGGGACACGAAGGGGGGCGTCGCGAGGGGCCCGACGGGGACCCACGGCGACGGCTCGACGCACGAGGGGGACGCGCCGCGGAGGCGGCGAACACCCGAACACTGGTTCATGCGCAGGCTCGACTTTACGGAGACGAAAGGGTGGAGGGTCGTGGCGCGCACCCCCGCG
The sequence above is drawn from the Trueperaceae bacterium genome and encodes:
- a CDS encoding HAD family phosphatase; amino-acid sequence: TEGAWFDAERRVAARYGVTLPEAARTDLHGLDVHALLDALRGRYGVPAARDDLATEIEAAVADALTRTPARPGAAALVAHLAERDHPRAVVSNAPHAAIRATLAPHAFGAALPVRISAGDVPRGKPAPDPYLAAVARLGVAPDRTLAVEDSLPGARAAVAAGATCVLLTHGELDPAAARRVTPHVVASFAAWRPDLVRDSGVAHPGAAPSGAPKEAP
- a CDS encoding aldehyde dehydrogenase family protein, with translation MTPTPPDPTHLPGAPALPEPALHVGGARRPAANGATRAVHDPATGRRLMEAPEAEATDAADAIAAARAAFDHGPWPHAPVQERARLLERVADAIERERDDLAWLETLDTGKTLSESRDDMDQIAQVFRYYAAEARTRRGDVNPVPSGAVSLTVHDPVGVVAMITPWNYPLLQASWKIAPALAAGCTFVLKPSELTPLTSLRITEMLQEAGLPDGVANLVTGAGATVGAALTEDPRVDLVSFTGGIVTGRAIAAAAARNVTRVALELGGKNPNVVLDDADLDLAADHALNAVFFHAGQVCSAGSRLLVHEAVHDALVERILDRAKRIRLGFGWEDGTEMGPVISPEHLAKVEGYVRLALEEGATLRLGGGRPPDARFAGGTFLEPTVLTGLPHDGRVASEEIFGPVLTVETFRDDDEAYAVASSTRSGLAAGVFSRDAARAMRLAKRLRFGTVWINDFHPYYPEAPWGGFGESGVGRELGREGLAEYQEPKHLYWTLEPAGADWFGGDER
- a CDS encoding MFS transporter encodes the protein MRAALLRRRHALVLGGGRLVAFAALAHVVNDAFVYGLPVFLPGIQLRFGWGEATLASLVTLVAIASNVAQGVSGTLVDRWGRRRSAAVGVLTVAVMISLVPSIEHPFLLVAVLVAGGFGSALFHPAAAALVRSTGGGATALGIYGAGGPIGVALFPVAALALLEVAGPEGVLVLAWGGVLAALGFLAFVPHQPPAPRPPRGVRGTRGWGRPPSIDTTLLRGRSGALLTIGTLQATADLTFLSSLPLLMTGRWGLETTSPWLAAGLAAYQLAAAAGSMGIGLIDARWPRRWVVAGSFVAAGPFLTATLILPPTTAAFLVAAAFAGAFTSSVIPLLIAQAQDEAPDRLGAATGMQVGVTWGLAGIAYLGVGVLQQAFGVTAAMAVAYAALVPALLLALRAVRHVPTPADAEPVAPLPALEAPA